In Plasmodium falciparum 3D7 genome assembly, chromosome: 6, the genomic window TTCTTTATATAGTGATGTACAAACTTATGAGAATacatatgaacatataaaagataaatacaaattataTCATGTACCTATAAATACATCGAATTTTATTGagtattatatgaaaaattttttttttccatcatATTCACCAAtgcatatgaataatatgaataatatgaataatataaataatataaataataataataacaatatatatcataatacgTTGGAcacaaaatttttattatatttaaatatgttacattcatttttacatatgaaaaattattattttattaataaatttatagaaCAATTTTGCGAgtattattcaaaaaatataccTAATCATGTaatatatgatgatgataaatggtccctttttattttaacattatcctttttaatgagatgtgtatatatgaaaagaagatttcatataattaatttgaAAGAACACCAAGATTATATAAGTACACATTATGGAAAAGAAAGTGgtgaatataaaatgaaggatattaaaaacgaaaaaaatcaaatgaaaaaaataaaggaaaagaattatcttcttcataataaagatgataattACTTATCATATCCTATTCATATTTACAATgagaatatttttaattatgaaCAAAATTCTTGTATGACTAATTCttatgataatttaaatcatcatataatttcatatattaaaaatgtaataacaAACAcacataaacataataaaagaaaaagtatgtataaaaatatatccgttttattatttttacaatatgtttttttgcttaatttaaatatagacactactcattttttaaataaaaagtcAGATACATATTTTGAAAATGGGTATAATTTAGGAGGTACACATAAGGAAAAGGGTCcatataataagaatgaaAAGTGTAATAAAAAGGTTAATTCGAAATTTGAGAggatagaaaaaaaagaaaataataataatcaagaTGGTGACGTTAGTTATAAATattgtgataataataaatattgtgataataataaatattgtgataataataaatattgtgATAATACCAAATattgtgataataataaatattgtgATAATACcaaatattttgataataataatgatgtgAAAAACAAAGGTAAgacttattatatatcaacTTTTTTTTCCCCACAGGACAAAAATATAACGAAAGATACCTATTTAGattctaataattttttattatcatttcttattaaaggatataaaaatattttaaaaagttgCTTGCTAGAAACAAATTCAATAAGTAAGAGCATGATGTTTTATAATTACAACTTTgaagaattatattattttatggaAACATATTTagatgattatataaataaatattatttaatatgtaatgataaaaataaagaagatgaaataattttaaatataaaacctattttatatttgtttcaAATAAacattctctttttttttaaattattacatgtattagacatatgtaattataaaaatattgccTTGTCTATTATTAATgagtgtaaaaaaaaaaaatggtttaaaattattaatagaaaggttataaaattattaataaataaatttaaacgtacaaataataaaaattataaaaagaatttgtatatatactCCTTAAGATTTATTGAAAATAAGGCAATATCTgaatatatggatatatataataaatataaaataataataaattcatatgataaaaaatgtattaaaaaaaatttctatTCGTTCATTGAAAAAGATatcaaaataaatgaaaaaaaaaaaaattataaaaaaataataaaaaataacaatattaataattataataataattataataataattataataataattataataataattataataataataataataatatgtcaaCAAATAAgtgttttaaaatatttaagaaatataccataccattaaatataaaacaactcttctttctttttcatcatttacaaaaatttaatttaaattatgaaatTATCCTTTTATATAACCATTTgttgaaatataataaatattttaagagAAATATGTATTTCGACAAAGATACAGAAAttgtaagaaaaaaaaagaaagatataaaatCTTCAAGggatatatatagaaatattttttctatttatattaattccATTTTAAATGtagataatttattattattaaataatgaggaagaaataataaaaaaaataaaaaataaaaaaataaaaataaaaataaaaaaatttatatgtcCATCTACATATTGTATCCTTTATAAAACCcctttgtatatatttcttcattttataaaaaagtataGAAACAAGAAACTACAAATCGTACAacaaaaatatgattatacTTGCTATCATCATTTTGATGATGATAAGAATGTGAATCCTTTACAGAATAATAAATGTGTAGAAGAAGTTAAACATAGGAATATAATGCAAAAGGAGGATCTCATAAAAAAAGACGATCTCATAAAAAAAGACGATCTcataaaaaaagatgatCTCAAAAAAAATGTGGATAATATAAACAGTGTGAATTAcctaaaaaatgatgataatataaacagtGTGAATTACCTAAAAAatgttgataatataaacagtGTGAATTAcctaaaaaatgatgataatataaacagtGTGAATTAcctaaaaaatgatgataatataaacaatattaaCCATGGctctattaatattaaaaagtcCATCGAAGATATAATACGTGGAAACGATTTCTTTAGTTCCCTTGATGAAGAGACATTaaagaaattgaaaaaaagtaAACTGCTGaagaaattttttaatgatgCACATAATCCTACATATAAACTATTAACAGAAAAAGATTACagattaatattttatattataatgaaatatatacataaacataaaataaaatatacatatgacaTTTTATgtaatgataaagaaaataatttaaatataaagaaaaaaaataaaaatagaaataaatattataataagatattatatatatatttatattttttattgactttaaaatgttatatgaatatatataaaatggatcagataaattttttaattataataaaaatatttttaataatgtgTGACATGACTACTTTtgaaaattttcttttaataaataaaaataagaaattgatggatgataatatattatatataaattctttaataaataattattttttttttgatagtTATAAAAACAACATAAAAGAATTCAACGGaaaggataataatattatatttccaatggaaaaaggaatatgtatggatatgtatataatgaaagataacaatttattaatatataatataaattattacaaattagttaaaaaattttataacatatttaaaaatgataaaatattaaaaatatattttttcttcgaTTGTAGAAAAATATCACAcacattattaaatttatcatcaatcttttataatttacaatTTTTAAACAATCAAcaatttgtaaaatatatatatgataaagaaggaattttattatctcctaaaaatatttatgacaTTTCCAagtttgttatattttatggaAATTGCATGCTTAAAAAGAGCAAAATTTTTGAATTCTTAACATCTTCTTTTGGTAAAAATGTTTCtattcaaaaaaatgatttaattAAAGATGCTTATGTCTTTTTAATCAGAGGAGAATAAAAGGGAAAGAACAAATCAGCAAATGTATCAaccaataaataaataaatatatatatatatatatatatatatgtacatacatATTGTTTGGTTTGGTTTGGTTTggttaaaaagaaaaaattaaattgtGGTGTGTAAAAAAATTAGTGATTCATAATATAAGAGGAAgcaattattaatatgtcgTCAAGTTTTTGTAAGgacaaaattttattaacgttgaaaaattaatttaatttttaattataattaaaaaataagaaaaaagaaagatataaaaataaagaactaattaaaatattaaaataaaccatataaaagaaattataactttatatatatatatatattattacgaTATGTTGTCGCATGAAATAATCTGGACATTTCTTGGGATACATGCATGTAccagaacaaaataaaatatatacatatatattaaaataaatttattttatatttataaaatggtTACATATCCATTTATAGGCCTACACATAGTTTAATATAAAACGAGCttctattttaaaaatgagacatttaaaaaaatacaaacaatatatataatattttgtacgATCTGTTGTTTTttgtgtgtttttttttcccctactattaaatggaaaaatatgtacatatatatatatattttttttttttatttatttgtttgacttaatttattttttatgtgtcttatgttttatatattattataattttttatttttttttttttatttatttgtttgacttaatttattttttatgtgtcttatgttttatatattattataattttttatttttttttttttttttttttttttttcattgaaattttataaaataaacttttaaattttttttcaactccatttgattataattatttgtacACCACGTTGTATGTGTGTGTTGATGTGTAtaactttttcttttttttcttttaaactttgcatatatatttttttgtttgataATAGAGGAAAATAATGAGACTTTAATGCTGACAAATGATTTATTAAGCGTTTGAATAAaatctatttatataaacatgttATTCATCTTataattacattttattctaccaacatatatatatatatatatatatatatatatatatgtatatttatttatttatttattctttgtCGTGGTATACCTtatgattataaatattttcgaTCTGTTCACTGTATTGTGCCTATAGAATaaaattgttataatatatatatatatatatattttttttttttttttttttttttttttttaaaatatatatacttgcCTATTCTGAGAATTTATGAATGCCCCTTATCCACTCGTGTGTCTTGCTTTGTGGTTATTGTTCCTTTTAGATGTAAGAAAGTGTGAGAAATTAATTTctaaattaacaaaaaatgGAGATCTGGACttagttttattatatgatatcgGTTTTGTTGATGATTCTGAAAATGATCATATGAATTCTTTAGAAAATATAGCGGAGTTAGGTAAAAATTTGCTGGTGagggataataaaaatattaacctgtcatatataacatatgatgatataaatgtTGATTTAAGGATAGAATCAAGGAATAATATCGGAGtagataatgaaaataattatgataaggATAATAATAGTTCTTACAAATTTGGtagtgataaaaatatagaagaaTTTAGAAATGTTGTGTTAGACACTAAATTAAAATCATCATATAAGAATTCAGCTCATTTAAAAGCATTAAATTATGTAGgtttaaaacatttttataattcagAAAAAGAATCCGTTAAAATGGTTGTCATGTTTATGAATACAGATggtgattataataataataataataataatatgaataatatatcttctaGTTATTCTGCAGAGTTAAATTTGGTACATTATTTATTCGATAGAAAAaacattatattaaatataataacaagagtagcttttaaaaattattgtcATTATATACAACAAATTGGTTCAAATACTAATGAGCTATTAAAAtgtgtattaaaaaattctttttataatatatcagcATTAAcatatgaaattataaaatattatgatgacATCTCGATAAATGCAATATGTCATGGGTGGTCTGAATGGTCTCCATGTTCTGTGACATGTAACATGGGATATCATTTTAGTAAAAGAGATTCTTtaggatatataaaaaactcTAAGAGTGGTTTATATAAAAGGAAAGGAAGAAGTTGTTTAGAACAAagaaatttaataattcaaGAATGCTTTAATACATCTTGTGATCACTCATTAGATATttgtgataatatatatatggatatatcaatattattagaCGACTCATCAAATATAACATTAGAATCatggaataaatatataatacctttTGTTCGAAAATTTATTAcccattttaatataaataataatcaaataaattTCTCATTAACTACATACTCTAGTCATACTTATAATTGGTTCAATTTTTCAAATGTACTTTCAAAGgataaagataaattattaacatatctcgaattttttaaatttaattttggATCCTCtacaaaaaatatcaaaCAAGCTATACAGTATATGAATGATCATGTTTTAAATACAAATTATCGAAGAAATGATGCAAAGAAAATTATGTTAATTATTAATTCTGGCGAAATCGATAATAAAACTGTTACTTCGGTGCCAGATATTATTCAACGTCTTAAAGATACACATAATGTTCAAGTATAttctatatgtattaataatcAAAATGTCAAAAATTGTAGAAAGTTAAGTACTCATTCGATGGAGAAGTATGGATCCAACTTTGCCTTTTCTTTACCAAACGCTTCAGATTTGAGGTATAATGTGTTGGGTATTCAAAAGAGTATATGTCGTAATGTGTCTGGGGCGTTTAGAAGAAAGCTCAGGAGTGGAAACAAGGACGATGAAGATAAGAAAGACGATGAATATAAGGAGGAAGATGAATATAAGGAGGAAGATGAATATAAGGAGGAAGATGAATATAAGGAGGAAGATGAATATAAGGAGGAAGATGAATATAAGGAGGAAGATGAATATAAGGAGGAAGATGAAGATATGAAGAAAGATGAAGATATGAAGAAAGATGAAGATATGAAGAAAGATGAATATAAGAAGGGCTATAAAGATTACAAGAAAGACCAAAGCaagaatgataataaaacagAAGAACGAAAGGACGAAGGAAATATATCAACTTCAAATGAGCATCACGCTTCAGAAAAAACGGATGATGAGGATATAATCACACaatataatgaagaagaCAGACATGATAATTCAAATGACAACATAATAATAGATGATGAGCCGGTTGGACAAGACAAttcaatttttaaaaacgAAAATTTTTTTTGGGGAAGAGGAAAACACGATTCTAAATACACCAGTAAATTAAGTATTAATAGTTTAGgagatataaatgaatataatgatgattataataattatgattattatgatgacgATCCAACAAATAGAAATAAGggatttttaaaaaagaattcaattattttgaaatccttatataatttaaatgaagATTATGTAaacaacaatataaataatgatgctGGTAGTACTAGTAGTCATTGTAGGAATAATAATTCTGGTCACAATGATATACcccattttaaaaatatgaggAAATATAATTCAGAAACTAATATTCCTTGCAGtagtaaaagtaataaaagtACGAATAAAAAATTGTTGAATaggttatataatatgttatttaggaaaaaaaaaaaatatcgtattaaaaatatggatgcacattcaaaaaaaaaagtagagaagtttattgaaaatataaaattctcAAAAGAAAACAATGACGATAATAGGAAAATtgatgaacaaaatatagaaatacaATTTGATACGCTCTTGGATGGTATATTTGATTTCTTACAAGATTATGATAATTCAAGTCTCAATGCGTTTAATAATTCAACGCCAGATGAtgattttgtttatttttcaaatacAACACCTTGTGGTGTCTCCCTTATGGACTTTCCTATATATGATATGGAAAATATGGAAGCAGACGTAGgaggaaaaagaaatgatggtgataataatgatgatgatgataataatgatgatggtgataataatgatgatggtgataataatgatgatgatgataatgatgacaaatctaataataataataataataataataatggtgaCCCGtctagtaataataataataataataataataataatggtgaCCCTtctagtaataataataataataataatggtgaCCCGtctagtaataataatgatgatggtgATGCGGATGAAAAAAGAAACGATTATATATCTCAATATAACTTagtattaaaagataaatcacataataataattattatatgacgAATGAACATGACGAACGAAAGATAAAGAAACAAgaaaatattgatatattgtCAAAGGAAGAAGATAATATTTCCTCGAACTATAATAATGAACTTCAAAGAACTAAGAGATCGTTAGATTTTCcagaaattattattaaagagaattatgaaaatccaaaagatattattcatatatctaaaaaggaagaagcaaatgaaagtaataatagtaaagGACATAttaatttgaaaaataaaaaggaacatAATAATGTTGTAGACAATGTAAATCCTtgtaataaacaaaatataaatgaagaagataataatattaataattccaTAAAAACTGCACGTATCggaatatttaataaaaacaaaataaattgtagaaataaaaaagcaTCTAAGTTTGATAAGATTAAACGTTTTAATGATAagataaataaagataaccATCCATTAATAACAAAtgtggaaaataaaaatgaagaaatcgATGTGCtacaaaataatgaagataaaaaacaaaaaatacttcctataattaaaaatgagAATGCAAAAGAGACAGGACAAAAGTATGAAAACAATGATGTATATGAAgaacataataaaacaaatattaataataatgtagaaaaattatataaagataaaaattcACACCATATTAAAAACCAATATGATAAAGGTAATCTTacagaaaataatgaagtaACACCAATATATTCAAAAGATTATGATGCAGATGATGAAGAGTATGAACATTGGCATGGACATCAACGTGATAATAAATCTACCCcggtatataaatatgcagCATCCTTTACATTAGCtgctattttatttttaggtttatctttatattttataaataatagaaaAGGTAACAAAATTGTAGATGCAAAAGAATCTAATGATTTTGCCGTATCTACTAATGTGAAGGAAACATCTTCTAAGGAgcaaaatatagaaataatgAATGACACGCAgtggaaataataaaataaaaaaataaatatatatatatatatatatatatatatatatatttatatatttatatatttatatttagcACGTATAGATTTTATTCcgtttatgttttattttttagtattatttaaaaatagttattatttaatttttattattttatatttgacATAtgacattttatatttaatatttgatttttattaatttaattttttttttttttttttttttttttttttgacatAAAGTCAAAGAACATGTGATAATCGAGCACTTatcctttaaaaaaaaaaaaaataataaataaaattaacaaCTTAATTATCgtaacatatacatatatatatatatatatatatatatatatatatatgtgtatgtctATATAATGTTtggtttttataaatatatttggttgaatattttttcctttgttAGTGCATCTGTTTGCTCAGGTTTAATAACTCGTACAAGACTTCTGAGTGTTACGATCAAATAAGGGAAATTATCTATCGTATCAAAAATTGtgacattttttaataataatgttgaaCCTATAtctatatgttttttatattcaattTCTACTTCTTTATGTACTGATGCGGGCATTTGTCCGGATGGGTCCATTACAATAAGAAAATATCCATGATTACGACATATAATGTTTTTAACCAGAACTATCATCCtttcaattttataattagaaaaatgtttattctttaatatattatggatattatatttatataaaaaagattcTTCCGATTTATTCTTATGTATATACTTATGTGAATTTATACCTAGATGGAAAAAATCTATtggtatatttaaaatttgtaATGCCTTAATCcatgaataatatttaataaatgagaagcaaaaaattaattccttttctttattataatcataataataattattattattattattattgttgttgttgttattattattacatatattattactatacaCGTCGTTACAATCTAAATTATTaccatacatattattattatctttcctttttttcgTCATTTCCGATTTATTGTACGATtctataaacatatttaaattacTCGTTTTGTCTCCTACATTAACAGACACATTTTGAATGATGGACTTATCacatatatttgatattGGTGAAAAGCTTTTCATATCTTTTGTTAATTTTGTCATATGCTTGGTTCTCTTACTTTCATGTATCTCATATGGTTTAGAAATAGCTGGGTCCCCTATTTTTTCActagaaatattattattcatattatttgttgTAATATGTTCGTTATACAAATTGGTTTCATTGGTTTTATTGATTTTATTGGTTTTATTGATTTTATTGATTTCATTGATTTTATTGATTTCATTGGTTTTATTGATTTCATTTgttgcatttttttttttttttaaaattcgTGGGTCtttatttaaagaattaGCGTTGTTTGAATTCATATGATTATCCtttgtgtatatatacatatcatcttttttttctacatttttttgtttgatcAATGTATCAcaataatgaatattattattataattatcttcattattattataattatcttcattattattataattatcttcattattattataattatcttcattattattattattattattatcttcattattatcatcattattatcatcattattaatatatttatgttttttatttctatcaTTATATGTTATGGATCTAATcgtatttgtattatatctttgtttttttttttcttcatatgaAGAACAGTTTTCATCCTTATTATATTCCTCatctaataattttttatgacCTTGATGAtgtttcttatttatttctttattttttaggaTTGCTTGTTTTTTTGTATGTTCATTATTTGTAACATGGATATTATCTCCACcctttttatttaacatattcGATATCGTATTATCATATTCACACTTGTTATTATCATCTATCCTTTCCTTGTTTACATTTTGCACATGATCCAAACCAACACTCCTTAATTTATGATTACTCttacttttattaatattttcattattaatacttttaaaaaaattgtccaaattttttatattactaatgttaaaatttaatattgaAGAGGatgaatttttttgttgtacgttcttttcatttcttttcttatcATCTTGTTGAATATTTCCCTCctcctcttttttttttttttttttcttcttccacTCATCATCACTCTCATCAAACAAGCATGATAAATTTTCATCAAGCATAAtgttatatagaaaaaaaaaaaaaaaaaaaaaaaaaaaaaatagaacgACGATACGGGAATAATTAAAAtgctttattatttattgtacATGTAAAATGAGAGAGAACATAAAAGTGTATAACAAAAGGGCAGCTTCCATCCCATtaaattaatgaaaatatataacacacaaaagttataaatataatatatatatatatatatatatatatatatatgtatgtatgtatgtatatgtgcttttgtttttaaaattaaaaaaattaaattttacaaaaaaagttaaaaattaaaaagggtgcaaaaaaaaaaaaaaaaaaaaaatatatatatatatataaatatattcatgtaacaaaaaaaaaaaaaaaaaaaaaaaatagatatatatatatattattttatcccTTTGTAAATAAaccattaaaaaaataagtgatatatttaaaggatatttattttaatttatgtatatacatactcaaaaaaaaaaaaaaaaaaaaaaaaaatatatatatatatatatatatatatacatacatacataatatattatatatatatttatatttatgtgttcCCTATATGCGGGGTAAACTTGCATATAACCCACTTTTCAATTTCCTCATGATACGTTAACACATCtgaatattaaattttttattataaacattttttagGAAGGTGACAAAACTTTCAATGTCAACCACACAATCAATAGAACTTGCCTTAATTTCGATAGCTTCAGTAATATGTTGTTCTAATTTTTTGAGaatatgttttttaattttgataTTATTTGAACTATCATATACggaatcattatttataagatcagggaaaaacaaattataaaaataagaagtTCTAGGAGTTTTTACATAAGCTGGTTTTTCTtttgcattttttttatcaattttTGTGGCAACACATGCTATGGGTATTTTCCCGtttaatatatcttcattatatttataagaacCCTTTTCTATATCAGAATAATCATCAGAGAAAAAATCTTGATCATCTTCATTATcgtaattatcataattatcgtaattatcataattatcataattatcataattatcatggttcatattattatttttccttttgtatgaatttttatgattaaaCGTATTATTCTTTcctttatcataattatatttattataaatatttttatcatattcaaAATGTTCCCCATCTTGATGTAGTTTTTTATCTTGATTTTTTATGTGAtctctatttttatttttattttgatccTTTTTGCgatcttgtttttttttcttttgcttTTGTGTGTGAAAAAAGTTCCATagaaaatttttctttttgatttCTCCACAAAAAACATCCGATGGTggttttgtatttatatataactcaTACAACCATTTAGCTAAATTATGATAAGATTTATTGTTCGAAGAATCGTAAACTAGTAATATTCCATCAAccttttcataaaatatattacgaATATATGAGTATGTTTGTATTCCTCCTATTTCTAAGAAttctataatataaaaattatttatatcattggAGTGTGAGGAAAGATTAAGATCtgtatgattattataatcatatacaGTATCATTATaacatgtattattattataacatatattattattataacatgtattattattattattattactattattataacacatattattatcattgttgtggtaatatatttcttttatagacttcttttcaatattttttattatatttaaaggattattttttttaaacttaTTATTGTACTCATTATTCCTGGACCAtaataaagtatatatttcaaatccgtatgtatatttatgtgtttcttcaaatataaaattgttagtattcattttatgttcaataaattgtaaaaaatttttttttgcctGGAA contains:
- a CDS encoding TRAP-like protein codes for the protein MNAPYPLVCLALWLLFLLDVRKCEKLISKLTKNGDLDLVLLYDIGFVDDSENDHMNSLENIAELGKNLLVRDNKNINLSYITYDDINVDLRIESRNNIGVDNENNYDKDNNSSYKFGSDKNIEEFRNVVLDTKLKSSYKNSAHLKALNYVGLKHFYNSEKESVKMVVMFMNTDGDYNNNNNNNMNNISSSYSAELNLVHYLFDRKNIILNIITRVAFKNYCHYIQQIGSNTNELLKCVLKNSFYNISALTYEIIKYYDDISINAICHGWSEWSPCSVTCNMGYHFSKRDSLGYIKNSKSGLYKRKGRSCLEQRNLIIQECFNTSCDHSLDICDNIYMDISILLDDSSNITLESWNKYIIPFVRKFITHFNINNNQINFSLTTYSSHTYNWFNFSNVLSKDKDKLLTYLEFFKFNFGSSTKNIKQAIQYMNDHVLNTNYRRNDAKKIMLIINSGEIDNKTVTSVPDIIQRLKDTHNVQVYSICINNQNVKNCRKLSTHSMEKYGSNFAFSLPNASDLRYNVLGIQKSICRNVSGAFRRKLRSGNKDDEDKKDDEYKEEDEYKEEDEYKEEDEYKEEDEYKEEDEYKEEDEYKEEDEDMKKDEDMKKDEDMKKDEYKKGYKDYKKDQSKNDNKTEERKDEGNISTSNEHHASEKTDDEDIITQYNEEDRHDNSNDNIIIDDEPVGQDNSIFKNENFFWGRGKHDSKYTSKLSINSLGDINEYNDDYNNYDYYDDDPTNRNKGFLKKNSIILKSLYNLNEDYVNNNINNDAGSTSSHCRNNNSGHNDIPHFKNMRKYNSETNIPCSSKSNKSTNKKLLNRLYNMLFRKKKKYRIKNMDAHSKKKVEKFIENIKFSKENNDDNRKIDEQNIEIQFDTLLDGIFDFLQDYDNSSLNAFNNSTPDDDFVYFSNTTPCGVSLMDFPIYDMENMEADVGGKRNDGDNNDDDDNNDDGDNNDDGDNNDDDDNDDKSNNNNNNNNNGDPSSNNNNNNNNNNGDPSSNNNNNNNGDPSSNNNDDGDADEKRNDYISQYNLVLKDKSHNNNYYMTNEHDERKIKKQENIDILSKEEDNISSNYNNELQRTKRSLDFPEIIIKENYENPKDIIHISKKEEANESNNSKGHINLKNKKEHNNVVDNVNPCNKQNINEEDNNINNSIKTARIGIFNKNKINCRNKKASKFDKIKRFNDKINKDNHPLITNVENKNEEIDVLQNNEDKKQKILPIIKNENAKETGQKYENNDVYEEHNKTNINNNVEKLYKDKNSHHIKNQYDKGNLTENNEVTPIYSKDYDADDEEYEHWHGHQRDNKSTPVYKYAASFTLAAILFLGLSLYFINNRKGNKIVDAKESNDFAVSTNVKETSSKEQNIEIMNDTQWK
- a CDS encoding ras GTPAse, putative, producing the protein MDNFKILVLGDLGVGKSSFLKLISERFNDVYPIDFFDYFIHLDEKEEEEEEKKKKEEKKKNDFVCAKDLASNTTTKHNVENVVETIFFQAKKNFLQFIEHKMNTNNFIFEETHKYTYGFEIYTLLWSRNNEYNNKFKKNNPLNIIKNIEKKSIKEIYYHNNDNNMCYNNSNNNNNNTCYNNNICYNNNTCYNDTVYDYNNHTDLNLSSHSNDINNFYIIEFLEIGGIQTYSYIRNIFYEKVDGILLVYDSSNNKSYHNLAKWLYELYINTKPPSDVFCGEIKKKNFLWNFFHTQKQKKKKQDRKKDQNKNKNRDHIKNQDKKLHQDGEHFEYDKNIYNKYNYDKGKNNTFNHKNSYKRKNNNMNHDNYDNYDNYDNYDNYDNYDNEDDQDFFSDDYSDIEKGSYKYNEDILNGKIPIACVATKIDKKNAKEKPAYVKTPRTSYFYNLFFPDLINNDSVYDSSNNIKIKKHILKKLEQHITEAIEIKASSIDCVVDIESFVTFLKNVYNKKFNIQMC